The sequence TGGATCAGCCGGTTCAGCAGATACGTACGGTCCTTGCGGCTCTCCGGCACGGAGGGCTGCGCGGCGAAGACGACCGTGTAGGGCCTGCGCCCTTGCTTCGCAGACGGGTCGTGCTTCTCGTACGTGGCACCGCCGAGGAACGGCAGCGCGACCTCGGTCACCGAGGAGGCGTCGGCGCCCACTCCCTCGTACACGGCGGTGAAACGGTCCGCGTCCTGGCGGGAGTTGGCGAGGACCAGGTCCGCGCCGTGCCGCAGCAGCAGCCCGTCGGCGAGCTTCTCGTAGACGACACCGACATAGCCGGTGACGACCACGGGCCGCTCGGTGCTCCCCGTCGCCGCGCGCTCCCGCCACTGGTGGGAGAGCCCGTGCAGCATCGCCTGGACGCCGCCGCCGACGAGGGACAGCACGAGGACGTCGTACGCGGCCTCCTCGCGGGCCATCTCCCGCAGGAACTCGACCGAGGTGACCTCCCGGAGGGAGTCGGCGCGGACGCCGACCTCTTCGAGCTGTCGGGCGGTAGGGGTGGCACGGCCCCTGAGGAGGTAGCCGTCGAGCCTGATGTCCGAATCGGCCGGTGCGATACGGTTCGCGGTGAGCGCGCCCCATTTCCACCGGGTGTCGGAATCGGCGAGGACGGCCACTCGCAGGGACTTCTTGGTACTTGCTGGCACACCGAAGACGCTAGGAAGCGATTCCGATCACCGGCCCAACCGGAATACAACAAAGGGTTAACAGCACACCGCCGAATGGCGAATCGGCCTCGGATCGGCACGCAATAAGACCTGGTTCACCATTCCGCCACGTGTCGTTCACCTGACATCTCACCGGCGGTCAAGACGAATGCCGGGCCGCCGCCTAACGTCACACGGGTGGTCAAGCTCTCCGTCATCGTGCCGTTCTACAACGTGCAGCAATATGCGCCCGACACCCTGAAAAGTCTGCGTGCGAACGCACGCGACGACTTCGAGTTCATTCTCGTCGACGACTGTTCCCGCGACGAGACGCCGGACATCCTCGCGCGCGCGGAGCGCGAGCTCCCGGGCGCGGTGCATGTCAGACACGAGCAGAACGGGGGGCTGGCCACCGCGCGCAACACAGGCATCGACGAGGCGCGTGGCGAGTACCTCACGTTCCTCGACGGGGACGACTGGCTCGCCCCCGGCTACTACGAGCAACTGCTCGCCTCCATAGAGGGGCTGGGCTGCGACTTCGTGCGCACGGACCATGTCCAGTGCACCGCGCGGGCCCGCACCCTCCACCGTGTGCCGCACGGCAGGCGCGGTGTCGTACTGGATCCGCGCGAGGCGATCCTGCCCGCCGACCGCTCCACCTCCGTCGACTACGCGTACGCGTGGGCCGGCATCTACCACCGCCGGCTGGCCGACCGGGGCCTGCTGCACTTCACCGACGGGCTGCGCACGGCCGAGGACCGGCCGTGGATCTGGAAGCTGCACCGGGAGGCGGAATCGTTCGCCACGGTGGGCCTGCTCGGCGTGTTCTACCGGCGCGGTGTCGCCTCGTCACTGACGCAGATCGGTGACGTACGGCAGCTGGATTTCATTCGCGCGTTCGACCAGGTGGTAAGTGAGACGGCACAGGACCGGGACGCGGATAAACTCCTGCCGAAGGCCGTGCGGACCTACTGTGCGATTATTTCCCATCATCTGGGATCCATCGAAAGGTTCGAGCCGCCCGTGGCACGGAAACTGAAGTCGATGAGTGCCGTCGCATTGCGGCGTATGCCGCAGGACGTCCTCGATGACGCCCTCGACTCCATGGACATACAGCGCGCGACGCGACTGCGTCGGCTGCGCCGTCGTCCGGCCGCCGCGGGGGTGTCCGCGTGACGACCCAGATCTTCATGGCGTCGACGCTGTACGGCACGGCGACGCTCGCCGCGGCCGTCGACTCCGGCTGCTTCCGGCCCGCGGACCGCCGCATCCTGCTCGTCTCCAACAACTCGGCGACGCCCGAGACGACACCCGGCGTCGACGAGATGCCCGGCTTCACGCAACTGCGCGGCCGGTTCGACGACGTGATCTCGTGGAACGAGACCATCTCTCCCTTCCACCCCGGCGGTTGGGCCCCGCGGCTCGACGACGTACCCCTGTGGGAGCGGCATCTGCGGCTCGCCTGGGGGCTCGGTGACGACGACGTGGAACTGACCGTCGAGTCGATCCAGGTGAACCCCGCGCTCGGCCTCACCCAGATCTTCACCGGCGCCCCCGTCACCGTCTACGCCGACGGCCTGATGAGCTACGGCCCGACCCGCAGCAAGATCGACCCGCTGGTCGGCACCCGGATCGACCGGCTCCTCCACCTCGACCTGGTGCCGGGCCTGACTCCGCTGCTGCTCACGGAGTTCGGCGTCGAGCCGGAGATCGTGCCGACCACGACCTTCACCGACGTCCTCACCGAACTCGTCAAGACCGGCGACGACCTGCCGGCCATCGACGAACCGGCCCTGCTGCTCGGCCAGTACCTCTCCGCCCTCGGCATCCTCACCGCAGAGGAGGAGGAGGACCTGCACGTACGGATGCTCAAGGGCGCCGTCGAACTCGGCCACGAGCGGCTGGTGTTCAAGCCGCACCCCAGCGCGCCGGCCCGCTGGTCGCGCGCCCTGGAGAAGGAGGCCGAGCGGATCGGCGCCGACCTCACCGTGCTCGACACCCCGGTCCTCGCCGAGGTGCTCTACCAGCGGATGCGCCCCGCGCTGGTCGTCGGCTGCTTCTCCACCGCACTGCTCACCGCCTCCGCGCTGTACGGCCTCCCGGTCGCCCGCATCGGCACCGGCCCGCTCCTCGAACGCCTCACCCCGTACGAGAACAGCAACCGCGTCCCCGTCACGATCGTGGACGCCCTGCTCCCGGAGCTGACGGACCGCGCGGCGGTCCTTGAGCAGCGCGAGGGCATGACCGCCGACGAACTGTCCGAACTCGTAAGAGCTGTGGGCTTCGCCATGCAGCCCAAGATCTACCCGGACACCCGGCCGGACGCCGAGCAGTACCTGACGCGGCGTCTGAACACCCACACCTGGCGTTACTTCAAGCGGCGACGCCTCACCTCACTGGGACTGCCCGGCGCGGTGCCGGCCCAGCTCGCCTTCATTCCGCGCAACGCGACCGTACGACGTGTGGCCAAGCGCGCCCGATCCCTGAAGAGGGCAACGCTGGGATGAGCACCATCAATTCGTCGCCCGCCCCGACGGCCGCTCCCGCGGCCGAGGCGGGCGACAGCACCGCTGTCCCGCCCCGGATAGTTCCCCGCAAGCACGCGCCGCGGCTGCGCGCGCTCGACGGGCTCCGGCTGATCGCCGCGCTGATGGTCGCCGCGTACCACTACGGCGGCCGGGACGGCGAGGTGAGCGAGGCCTGGGGCACCTCGCCGCAGCTCCAGTTCCCCACGCTGCACACGTGGTTCGCGTACGGCTGCCTGGGCGTGCAGGTCTTCTTCGTGATCAGCGGCTTCGTGATCTGCATGAGCGGCTGGGGGAGGACCCTGCGCTCGTTCTTCGCCTCGCGGGTCTCCCGGCTGATGCCGGCGTACTGGGCGGCGGTCGTCCTCGTCACGGCCGTCTTCGCCCTTCCCGCGGTCGCGTACCACGCCGTCTCCCCCAGCGACGCGCTGGTGAACATGACGCTCCTGCAGCAACCGCTGGGCGCCGACCGGGTGCTCGGCGTCTGCTGGACGCTCTGGGCGGAGGTCCGCTTCTACGCGCTGTTCGCGCTCTGTGTGGTCCTGCCGGGTGCGACGCGGCAGCGCGTCATCCTGTTCTGCGCGAGCTGGACCCTCGCCGCGGCGATCGCCCAGGAGGCGCGGCAGCCGCTGCTCGACCTGATCCTGATGCCCGAGTACGCGCCGTTCTTCATCGGCGGCATCGGCCTCTACCTCGTCCACCGCGACCGGCGCGACGCGTACGCCTGGGGCATCGTGGGCGTCAGCTGGCTGATCGGCCAGCACTACGCGGTGGCGACGCTGTGGCACGCGCCCGATCCGGACTTCTTCTCGAACCGGACCTCGACCGGGATCGTCCTCGTCGTCACCCTCGGCTTCCTGGCGGTCGCCGCGGTGGCGCTGGGCTGGCTGAGCCGGGCGAACTGGCCCTGGCTGACGGTGGCCGGGGCGCTGACGTACCCGTTCTACCTGGTCCACGAGCACCTGGGCTGGGTCGCCATCAAGGCCTACCACCAGAGCCTGGGCCTCCCGTCGTACGCGACCGCGGCGCTGACGGTCGTGACGATGCTGACCCTGGCGTGGCTGCTGAACCGCTACGTCGAGGACCGGTTGACGCCGCGGCTGCGCTCGGCACTGTCGAAACCGCGCTGAACGTCCGCGAGGATCTCGCCGAGCGCGTCGCCGGCCTCGTCGATGAGGTCGGCGAGTTCGGACATCCGGCGGGCGAGTTCGGCCCGGGCGGCGGGGTCTGGGACGAAGTCGACGAGCGCCGGGGCCGACTCGTCCGGGTCAGTCGGTTCCACGGCGTGCCTCGATCCCGGCCAGCAGCAGCATGAGCCCCTCCTCGAATCCCTCGTCGTACCCCTCGAAGATGGCTGAGCCCGCGGCGGCCGACAGGGGGTGGTCGGCGAGCATCTCGGCCCGCGCGTCCACGTCGTACCCCTCGCGGCGCTCGCCCGGCAGGGGATACACGCCCTGCTCCTCGGTGACGAAGCCCAGCGTGTACAGGTACGCGGTGGTGAAGGCGCGTACCGCCTGCCGGAGGGTGAACCCGGCGTCCACGAGGGCCCGCAGGTTCTCCTCCATCTGGGCGGCGTGCTCGGTGCCGGTGAAGCGGGAACCGCTGAAGACCTTGGCCCCGTCGCGATAGCTCAGCAGCGCCGCGCGCAGACCGCGGTTGGCCATCAGGAGCCGCTCGCGCCAGTCCGTGTCCGGCGGGATCGAGGTACCGGCGATCATCCGCCGGTACATCTGCGTCGCCATCTCGTCCAGCAGCGCCTGCTTGTCCTTGAAGTGCCAGTAGAGGGCGGGCGCCTTGACGTCCAGCTCCTTGGCGATGACCCGGAGGCTGAGGCCGTTGAGCCCGACCTCGTTCAGCAGACGCAGCGCCGTGTCGGCCACCAGTGTTCGGTCGATCTTCCCTACAGCCACGGTCGCACCCTATCCGGAGGCCCCCCCTTGACAGCTTAACGGCGTTAAGCGCATCCTCGACCCATGGAACTTAACGACGTTAAGGAGATGCCCGCCGTGAATGCTGTCGTGGACACTGCCGTGAACTCTGTCGTGGACACCGCCGCCGTACCGGCCGAGACCGATGTGCTGATCGTGGGCGCCGGGCCCACCGGACTGGCCCTCGCGCTCGACCTCGCCCGGCGCGGCGTGCGCGCCCTCGTCGTCGAGCGGTCCGCCACCCTCTTCCCGGGCTCGCGGGGCAAGGGGATCCAGCCACGCACGCAGGAGGTCTTCGACGACTTCGGCGTGCTGGACGCGCTCCGGGCGGGGGGCGGCACGTACCCCGTCGGGATGATCTGGAAGGACGGCAGGCGGCAGGGCGAGCACCGCATGTTCGACGAGGTGGAGGCGACGGAGGCCGAGCCGTACGCGGGCTTCGCGCTGATGGTGCCGCAGTGGCGGACGCAGGAGATCCTGTTCGCGCGGCTGGCCGAGCTGGGCGGCGGCGTCGCCTTCGGCCGGGAGCTGGCGGGCCTCGCCCAGGACGCCGACGGCGTGACGGCGAGCTTCACGTCCGGCACCCCGGTGCGCGCCCGCTATGCCGTCGCCGCGGACGGCGGCCGGTCCGTCGTACGGCGCGCGCTGGGCATCGGCATGACCGGCGAGACCGTGGACCCGGCTCCGGCACTGGTCGCGGACATCCGCGTCACCGGCCTCGACCGCGACAACTGGCACTTCTTCCCGCCCACCGACACCACCGACGACGAGGGCGGCGGCAAGGGTGCCGGCAGGAACGGCCGGGGGCTCCAGGGCGGCTTCCTGGGGATCTGCCCCCTGCCCCACACCGAGGACTTCCAGCTGGCGGCCGGCTTCGCGGACCCGTCCGCCGAACCGGACCTGTCCCTCGACGGCATCCGCAAGCTGGTCGCCACCCGGACGCACCTGTCCGCGGACGACGTGACCGAGGTCCGCTGGGCCTCCGACTTCCGGCCGCGTGCCGCGATGGCGGACCGGTTCCGGGACGGGCGGGTCTTCCTGGCGGGCGACGCGGCGCACGTCCACTCGCCCGCGGGCGGCCAGGGCCTCAACACCAGCGTCCAGGACGCCTACAACCTGGGCTGGAAGCTCGCGGCCGTGCTGCGGGGGTCCGCTCCGGCCGCCCTCCTCGACTCGTACGAGGCGGAGCGGATGCCCGTCGCCGCGCAGATGCTGGGCCTGTCCACCGGTGTCCACCGCGGCGAGGTGCGGCGCGGTGCGGCCACCCAGCAACTCGGCCTCGGCTACCGGGACTCGGCGCTCGCGGTGGAGACCCGCCCGGACCTGCCCGAGGGGGCCCTGCGCGCGGGCGACCGCGCACCGGACGGCACCCGGGCCGGGATCCGCCTCTTCGACGCCTTCCGGGGCCCGCACTGGACACTGCTCACGGTCGGCACGGACACCGAGGTGCCGGACCTCCCCGGCACCCGCACGGTCCGCTTCCCCGCCTACGAGGCGTACGGGACCGGGGTGTTCCTCGTCCGCCCCGACGGTTACGTGGGCTGGGCGGGCGAGTCGGCGCGGGGCCTCGCGGAGTACGCGGCGCTCGTGGGCGTCAGCGCCCAGGCCCCGTCCTGAGCGGACCTGCCCCGAACGGACCCGTCCTAGACGGAGCCGGCGAGGGACAGCTTGACGGCGAAGCCCAGGAAGAGGGCGCCGGCGGCGGAGGTGGCCCCCGCGGACAGCCTCCTGCGCCGCCGGAAGGCGGCGGCGAGCTTCGTCCCGCCGAATATCAGCGCGCTGAGGTACAGGAAGCTCGCCACCTGGGCGAAGGCACCGAGCACGACGAAGGAGACGGCCGGATACGCGTAGCCCGGGTCCACGAACTGCACGAAGAAGGCCACGAAGAACAGGATCGCCTTCGGGTTGAACAGACTGATGACGAGTGCCCGCCGGAAGGGCCGCTCCTCGACGGCCGGCGGGGCTGCCTCCTCGGCTTCGCCCCGCTCCCGCCGGGTCCGCCACATCTCCCACGCGGCCCGCAGCATCCCGAAGGCCAGCCAGGTCAGATATCCGGCGCCCGCGTACTTCACGATCCCGAACACCAGGGCGTTGGTCTGCAGCAGGGACGCGACACCGGCCGCGGACAGCGTCATCAGCACCGCGTCACCGCACCAGACCCCGGCGGAGGCCTGATAGCCGGTCCTGACGCCCCGTCGCGCGGCGACGGACAGCACGTAGAGCGAGTTCGGCCCCGGCAACAGGACGATCAGCACGAGACCCACGAGATAGGTGGGGAGATCCGTTACGCCAAGCATGAAAGGCAGTGTCGCATCCGGGTATGACACCGCACGATGGGGTTCTGCCGGATGAGACAGCCGCTCGGATGTCGCCGCGGCACATCGGACCGGGACGAGGACCGGATCGATGGGCGGCGCGATGAGCAGCGGGGGGTTCACATGCGTACATCAGGTGTGTTGCGTTCGTCAGGTGTGTGGAGATCAGCCGCGGCGGCGACGGTGCTGGCGGCACTCGTCGCGGTGAGCGGGTGCACCATCCAGCCGGCCGGCCCACCGGGCACGTCACCGGCCGCCACGCCGCCGTCCGCCGGTGCGTCGTCACCGGCCGGCCGCTCCCCCGGCGACGCCAAGCCGCCGAGTTCCGCCGGGCAGCCCGCGTCCGAGGTCCTGTGGTCGCCGGGCGACCGGGGCAAAGACGTACGGGAGTTGCAGGCCCGGCTGCGCGAGGTCCTGTGGCTCTACGAGGGGCCGACGGGGACGTACGACGCCTCGACGGTCTACGCCGTCAAGGGTTTCCAGGGCAAGCGCGGCCTGCCGAGGACCGGCACCACGGACTCGGTGACCTGGCAGCGGCTGCTGGGGATGACGCACGAACCGGGCAAGTGGGATCTGTACGCGTCCGGCGGCCAGCCGGCCGCGAAGCCGGACCCGCGCTGTATGACGGGCCGGGTGCTGTGCATCAGCAAGACCAGCCGCACCCTGCGCTGGATGATCGACGGCCGGACGGTCTCGACGATGGCGGTGCGCTTCGGCACGGAGTACACACCCACCCGAGAAGGTGTCTTCAACGTCTACTTCAAGTCGCGCCATCATGTGTCGACGCTCTACGACTCGCCCATGCCGTACGCGATGTTCTTCAGTGGCGGCCAGGCGGTCCACTACTCCGCGGACTTCGCGGGGACGGGCTACTACGGGGGCTCGCACGGCTGTGTGAACGTACGGGACGAGGGGAAGATCGCGGCGCTGTTCTCGCAGGTGAGGAACGGCGACAAGGTCGTCGTCTACTGGTGAGGGACCCGCGGCGGAGAAGGTGTGCGGGCGCGGGCGGGACCGGGGGAACGTGTCCCGCCCGCGCCTCTGTGCACTGAGCCGTGAGTACGGGGGGAACCCCGGCTCGTGCGACAGCCGATGACCAGTCGGCTCGCTTATTACTGCGTCGGGACGGCTGAAAATGTCACACCGGGACGACAAAAGCGTGTAGACGGAACGAAAGCGCAGGTCAGGAGCGGGAAGCCACCGGCGAGGTCACCCCGGGGCCGCCCGAAGGCCGCCCGACAGATCAGGGAGAGAGCACCCGGGAGGGCACCGAGGCCAGGGGCTCGTCGAGGGTGCTGATCCGCGGGGCCGGGGCCGCCGCGTCGTCCTCGCTCCGGAACGTGCCTGTGTGGCCGCGGTCGTCCCCGCCGTGGCCGCCGCCGTCACCACCATCGCCGCCGCCGTAGTCGCCGCCGCGGTCGTCCCCGTTCCCGTTGCCGCTGCCGCCCTTGCCCGCGTCTCCGCGTCCGGACCTGGGGTCGCTCCAGTCGTCGCCGGAGTCGTGGCGGTTCCGGTCCTTCAGGATGGCCCTGCAGTACTTCTGCACCTGCTCGGCGCCCCGGGCCGCGTCCTCCAGGGTGCGTCTGCGCCCGGCGTCGAGCTCCTTGCCGTCACGGTAGTCACGGCAGGCGGAGGCGATCTTGGCCCACCGCGTGCCCGGCCGGTCCTCCCGCCGGGTCTCGTCGGAGTCGGGCTGCGCGCCGGTACCCGTGTTCCCGTGTGCCTCGCCGCTCGGGGCGGAGCTCTCGCCGGTCGGCGCGCCGGCGCTGCCCTCGGGCCGCGGATCGTCGCCGCCGCGGGTCTCCCCGGGGGACGGCGTGACGAGCGGGCGGTCCGGGGTGACGGCGGCCGTCGCGGAGGCGCCGGGTTCCGGTTCGCCGCCGCCGAAGGCCAGGACACCGGCGGTGGCGGCCACGGCGACTCCGCCGATCATCCCCGCGGCCAGCGCGGCGGCGAATCCGTAGCGCACCGGGCGGCCCCACAGGGAGGGGGCGCGGCGGTCCGTGTCGGAACGGCGGATCTGGACGAGCCCCGCGTCCAGGAAGTCCGGGGAGGCTCTCTGGGACGGGAAGGGCGCGGAGGAACGCGTACGGGCGGCCCCGGCGAGGGCCGCCTCCTCGCTCCGGCCGGAGCGCGCCGTGCGGAACGCGGCCAACGCGGCGTCCTCGCCCGGGAGTTCAGCACTGTTCGGCGCGGTTTCGGCACTGAGCGCGCCCAGGGAGCCGAGTGCCTCGGCGAGCCGGTCGGCCTGGCCGCGGATGTCGGCGTCGACGGCTTCGAGCGGCTCTCCGCGCAGCAGTCGTTCCGCCGCGTCGCGGTCCAGCCACCGGCCAGGGGGCCTGGGGTTCTCCCCCGGGAAGACACAGCGCTCGTCGCCCATCACATGTCCTTCTGCGTCCGCGAAGGCGTATGCGTCACACCGGCGGACGTCACCGCGCGGGTACGCGGCTCTGTGTGCGGGGGTCTCTGCTGGGGTACGGAGGCCAGGGAGCCCACAGATTCCGGATCGGCCGTCTCCGGATCCGCGCCGAGCAGTTCCGCGAGGCGTTTCAGCCCGCGGTGCGCCGCCGTGCGGACGGCGCCGGGCCGTTTGCCGAGGGTGTCCGCGGCGGTCTTGGCGTCGAGGCCGACGACGACGCGCAGCACGACGGCTTCCGCCTGGTCCTGCGGGAGCTGGGCGATGAGGGAGAGGGTGTGGCCCGTGGCGAGCGCCTCGATGGCCTCGCCCGCGGTGTCGGACTCGGCCGCCCTGCCGGTGAGTTCGCTCTCGTCGCCGCCCGTCGCGGGGCGCCGGCCGCGCATGCGTATGTGGTCGAGTGCGCGGTTGCGGGCTATCCGGGCCGCCCAGCCGCGGAACCGGTCGGCGTCCCCGCTGAACCGTTCCAGGTCCCGGGCGATCTGCAGCCAGGCCTCGGACGTCACGTCCTCGGCGTCCGGGTCACCGACCAGCGTCCGCACATACCCCAGAAGCCGTGGATGCACGGCTCGGTACACAGTCCGGAACGCGGTCTCGTCCCCGTACTGTGCGGCAAGCACCGCGGCGGTCAGCTCCGCGTCGTCCCCCAGCACCGCGCCCCTTATTGCGCCCAGCCGGCACCGCTCTCGCGGACCGGGTTCTCTCCGTCGTGGTCTCTCGGTTGATGGTTGCGGTCCTGCCCCGCATCCGGCGCGAAATGCACGTTACGGCTTGAAACCAGGGCGCGTCCATGTCCGTACAACTTGCAACTAACTCGTTGCGGCGTGGGGTGTGACACAAAACGCACCGTCGGCGCTGAGGAGAGTACGGGCCGCCGCGCGGCCCGTGCCGCGCGACGGCCGGGGCCTCTCCTGTGGGGGGTGGCGGCCCCGGCCGTTGCCATCGGCGGAGCGGGCGGCCCCAGGTCTCAACCGCTCCCGCTCTTCGCACTCTTCGCGTTTTTCGCGGCCTTTGTGGCCTTTGCCGCCTTCGGAGTTTTCGTGGTGCCGCCGCCCGGCGTATTCGACGGCTCGGCCGATTTGCTCGCCTCGGGTTTCTTCGTCTTCTCGGCTTCTCCGGCGCCCTTGCCGTTGTTCTTCTTCTGCTTCTGCTGCTTCGTGTTCTGCTTCTGCTTCGCGCCGGTCAACCGCGCCTCGCAGTACGCCGCCACCTCGTCCTCGCCGCCCGCGGCCCGGATCAGCCGCTGCCAGGCGACCGAGTCGAGGGCCTTGCCCCGCTTCTTCACGGAGTCGTACGCGCGGCAGTGGGCCTCGGTGTCCTGAGCGGTGGAAGGGCCGTCGGTCGGTCCCGGCCCGGACGGACCGGGCATGCCCGCGCCGGCACCACTGCCGGCGTCGGCCGCGGCGCTGCTCGACGGGCGGTTCCCGTCCCGCTCGCCGCCCTCACCGCGCTCGCCCGCGCCCGAGCCGATGGCCGCGACCGCCACCCCGCCGAGCGTCACGCTCGCCGCCAGCGCGACCAGCGTCGCCCGCGGCGACCAGCCGCGCCGCCGCTCGCCCGCGGGCCGCCAGTCGTCCCGCCGCCGGGTGCGCGCCGCCCCGTGCGCCCCCTCGTCCCGTGCGTCCCGGAACGCGGCGAGGGCCCGCTTCTCGGCCTCGGCGTCCGCCTCCTCGCCCCGTACGGCGGCGGCGAGCAGGGCACCGAGGTCCGGGCGGTCGCTGCCGCCCTCCCGTTCACCCATGTCCGAATCCACGAATCCACCCTCGCCGCCCGGGGACCGGTTGCCGTTCATCCCGACTCCCCCAGCGTCCGGGGCCCGTCTTCCGTCACACCCTCGGCGTCGAGCCGGTGGCCCAGCCGCTTCAGGCCCCGGTACGCGGCGGTACGTACCGCGCCGGGGCGTTTGCCGAGGACCCGCCCGGCCGCGGGGCCGTCGAGACCGACGACGACCCGCAGCAGTACGGCCTCGGCCTGGTCGCGCGGCAGGGTCGACAGGAGTTCGAGGGCGTACTGCGTGCCGAGGGACTCCAGGGCCTGGTCGTCCGTGCTCTGCGCGGCGGGCAGGTCGAGCATGTCGTGTTCGAGTTCGGACGCCCGCGGCCGTACCTTCTGCCGCCTCAGATGATCGAGTGCCCGGTGCCGGGCGATGGTCGCGGTCCAGCCGCGGAACCCCGCCCCGTCCCCGCGGAACCGCCCCAGATCCCGGGCGATCTCCAGCCACGCTTCCGAGGCCACGTCCTCCGCCTCGCCGCCGACCAGGCCCCGCAGATACCCGAGCAGTCCGGGCTGCACGATCCGGTACGCGACCGCGAAGGCGTCCTCGTCCCCCTGCTGGGCCCGCGCGACGGCCACGCCCAGGTCCCCGTCGGACGACCGCACGCCGCGGGACTCCCCTCCCTGGCCCAACACTGCCCCGTTCGCACCGGGTTCGCACCACGCGGTACGGACCACTGTGCTCGCACACCCTCAAGGTCATCTGCGCCGGACGACGCGGAAACGTCACAGCTCGCCGGTCGCGCCGCCCGTTCCAGCACACCCGGGGAGTCCGGCCCTGGACCGCCCGTGCAGCTGCAGATAGAACGTGCGCAGGGACTCCCGCTCCCCCGCCTCGAACCGCTTCACGACCTTGCCCAGCGGGTTCCACACCCGCCCGTCGGGCATCCGTATGCCCACCGGCTGGCCGAACAACTCCCGCTGCCCCTGATCGAACTCGACCCACGCGGCACCGGCCCGCCGCACCAGCACCTCCCCGGCGTACACACCGAGCCCGAACAGCACCCGCCCCACCGCGGCATGGTCCCGGCCGCTCCCGCGCAGCCCGTCGACGATGAAGTCGACGACGCGCAGGCTCGCCACCGAGTAGTCCAGCGGCAGCCGACTGCGGGCCGTGACGTCGCGTACGAACCCCGCCGCGTGCTGCCGCATGCGCACGTCGGCCGACAGCCGCCGGGCCGGGCGCGCGGGCTCTTCCGACTCCGCACTCGTCCCCTTCACCGCTCGCGCTCCCTCACTCGCTCACGTCCGGGCCGCCAGAGCCACGGCCGGTCCGCAACACCAAGCGGGTCGGGCGCCTCGAACATCACACACCCTCGAAGTGATATAGGTCACGCGGCAATTCACCGGAACCCGTACAACCATCCACCTCTCCCAGGCGTCTTGCCGCGCCTGCAGTGACGTACCACACACCCTTGTTGGGTGATGTTCACTCCGGAGTTGGCGCTGAATTAAGAAGCCACCCTTGTGACGGGTGGGTTTTTTGTGCTGCTTT is a genomic window of Streptomyces sp. NBC_00414 containing:
- a CDS encoding RNA polymerase sigma factor, encoding MGQGGESRGVRSSDGDLGVAVARAQQGDEDAFAVAYRIVQPGLLGYLRGLVGGEAEDVASEAWLEIARDLGRFRGDGAGFRGWTATIARHRALDHLRRQKVRPRASELEHDMLDLPAAQSTDDQALESLGTQYALELLSTLPRDQAEAVLLRVVVGLDGPAAGRVLGKRPGAVRTAAYRGLKRLGHRLDAEGVTEDGPRTLGESG
- a CDS encoding RNA polymerase sigma factor translates to MLGDDAELTAAVLAAQYGDETAFRTVYRAVHPRLLGYVRTLVGDPDAEDVTSEAWLQIARDLERFSGDADRFRGWAARIARNRALDHIRMRGRRPATGGDESELTGRAAESDTAGEAIEALATGHTLSLIAQLPQDQAEAVVLRVVVGLDAKTAADTLGKRPGAVRTAAHRGLKRLAELLGADPETADPESVGSLASVPQQRPPHTEPRTRAVTSAGVTHTPSRTQKDM